A genomic region of Caenorhabditis elegans chromosome V contains the following coding sequences:
- the nssp-67 gene encoding Neuropeptide-Like Protein (Partially confirmed by transcript evidence) gives MQFFNLPFVVSIIFLLFVFVVPSTHAQSSQEESFFRLQKSGRPMMKAFLNRFPYHNPMFTLREEGGRQRPFSGF, from the exons CCTTTCGTCGTTTCCATCATCTTCCTGTTGTTCGTTTTTGTCGTTCCATCGACCCACGCCCAATCGTCTCAAGAAGAATCATTTTTCCGGCTCC agaaatcTGGTCGTCCAATGATGAAAGCATTCCTAAATCGTTTCCCATACCACAATCCAATGTTCACACTTCGTGAAGAAGGTGGACGTCAACGACCATTCTCGGGattctga